Proteins encoded together in one Pseudoroseomonas cervicalis window:
- the rpmA gene encoding 50S ribosomal protein L27 produces the protein MAHKKAGGSSRNGRDSAGKRLGVKKFGGEHVLAGNIIVTQRGTKMVPGQNVLLGRTHSIHAAVEGKVKFTRRAEGRVHVSVEPLPQAAE, from the coding sequence ATGGCGCACAAAAAGGCCGGCGGCTCCTCCCGCAACGGGCGCGACTCCGCTGGCAAGCGGCTCGGTGTGAAGAAGTTCGGCGGTGAGCATGTGCTCGCCGGCAACATCATCGTCACCCAGCGCGGCACGAAGATGGTCCCGGGCCAGAACGTCCTGCTCGGCCGCACCCATTCGATCCACGCCGCGGTCGAGGGCAAGGTGAAGTTCACCCGCCGCGCCGAGGGCCGCGTCCACGTGTCGGTCGAGCCGCTGCCGCAGGCCGCCGAGTAA
- the rsfS gene encoding ribosome silencing factor, giving the protein MTGKPAAKASTARTGTTKTGTTKSGTAKSATGRATAAKPAVRASTARSATPKPAAPRASAKPATGTARPARASAGTAKPATRSSAAKPAAAKAPRASAAPAARSSAKAPAKTATAPRAAKPAARKPAAAKAAPRAAAKAAPAKPRAVRGAAVPKAASRVAAAKNKASVTPKPAAKPAAAPKPKKEAAPKPAETRKLKAPKRQKLTPPQIDQIVQAAVRSLEDDKAEDVVVLDVASRAAFADRMIVATGLADRQIQAMAGHLEKTLAEHGIRRIRTETSPDWVLLDAGDLIVHLFKPEARANYRLEKMWGPDSPPAGDEAALPPGLDRAEEEQDEEEEDLDDDLILSPDDMVNGGSHDFDEEDEEEEDEDTERQG; this is encoded by the coding sequence GTGACCGGCAAGCCGGCGGCCAAGGCCAGCACGGCCCGCACCGGTACGACCAAGACCGGCACCACCAAGAGCGGCACGGCGAAGTCCGCCACCGGCCGCGCCACCGCCGCGAAGCCCGCCGTGCGGGCCAGCACGGCGCGCAGCGCCACGCCGAAGCCGGCCGCGCCGCGCGCCAGCGCCAAGCCGGCCACCGGCACCGCCCGCCCGGCCCGCGCCAGCGCCGGCACGGCGAAGCCGGCCACGCGCAGCAGCGCCGCCAAGCCGGCGGCGGCCAAGGCTCCGCGCGCCAGCGCCGCCCCGGCCGCGCGCAGCAGCGCCAAGGCCCCGGCCAAGACGGCCACGGCGCCGCGCGCCGCCAAGCCCGCCGCGCGCAAGCCGGCCGCCGCCAAGGCTGCCCCGCGCGCGGCGGCGAAGGCCGCGCCCGCCAAGCCGCGCGCCGTGCGCGGCGCCGCGGTGCCCAAGGCCGCCAGCCGCGTCGCCGCCGCCAAGAACAAGGCCAGCGTGACGCCGAAGCCCGCCGCGAAGCCCGCCGCGGCGCCGAAGCCCAAGAAGGAGGCGGCGCCGAAGCCGGCGGAGACCAGGAAGCTGAAGGCGCCGAAGCGCCAGAAGCTGACCCCGCCGCAGATCGACCAGATCGTCCAGGCCGCCGTGCGCAGCCTGGAGGATGACAAGGCCGAGGATGTGGTGGTGCTGGACGTCGCCAGCCGCGCCGCCTTCGCCGACCGCATGATCGTCGCCACGGGCCTGGCCGACCGGCAGATCCAGGCGATGGCCGGGCATCTGGAGAAGACGCTGGCCGAGCACGGCATCCGCCGCATCCGCACCGAGACCTCGCCCGACTGGGTGCTGCTCGATGCCGGCGACCTGATCGTGCATCTGTTCAAGCCGGAGGCGCGCGCCAATTACCGGCTGGAGAAGATGTGGGGCCCGGACAGCCCGCCCGCCGGCGACGAGGCGGCGCTGCCCCCCGGCCTCGACCGCGCCGAGGAGGAGCAGGACGAGGAGGAGGAGGATCTGGACGACGACCTGATCCTGTCCCCGGACGACATGGTCAATGGCGGCAGCCATGATTTCGACGAGGAGGACGAGGAGGAAGAGGACGAGGATACGGAGCGGCAGGGCTGA
- the lpxK gene encoding tetraacyldisaccharide 4'-kinase: MRAPGFWSGGSGGVAPLLLSPIAAIYAAATARRVARPGWQAPVPVICCGNATAGGAGKTVVALDLGQRLSHRGVATHFLTRGYGGRLKGPVMVDPAQHDSQAVGDESLLLAALRPTWVAADREAGGRAAVESGAQAIIMDDGLQNPGLAKDLSLLVVDGNYGFGNGRIIPSGPLREPVAAAAARCRAAVLIGEDEAGAAAMLPPSLPVLRARQVPGPEAELLAGQPVFAFCGIANPQKFFNSLTRCGAVLAGRMAYADHYPFDAGDLRELLDQAEALRAIPVTTAKDYVRIPPAFRSRVTVLSVRLEWEDPTAIEALLDPLAQRVPVPA, encoded by the coding sequence ATGCGTGCCCCCGGCTTCTGGAGCGGGGGCAGCGGGGGAGTTGCGCCCCTGCTGCTATCCCCCATCGCCGCGATCTACGCGGCCGCCACCGCGCGCCGTGTGGCCCGACCGGGCTGGCAGGCGCCCGTGCCGGTCATCTGCTGCGGCAATGCCACGGCCGGCGGCGCCGGCAAGACCGTGGTCGCCCTCGATCTCGGCCAGCGCCTGTCCCATCGCGGCGTGGCCACGCATTTCCTGACGCGCGGCTATGGCGGCCGGCTGAAGGGCCCGGTCATGGTCGACCCGGCGCAGCATGACAGCCAGGCGGTGGGCGATGAATCGCTGCTGCTGGCGGCGCTGCGCCCCACCTGGGTGGCGGCTGACCGTGAGGCCGGTGGCCGCGCCGCCGTCGAATCCGGCGCCCAGGCCATCATCATGGATGACGGGCTGCAGAATCCGGGCCTCGCCAAGGATCTCTCCCTGCTGGTGGTGGATGGCAATTACGGCTTCGGCAATGGCCGCATCATCCCCTCCGGCCCCTTGCGGGAGCCGGTGGCCGCCGCCGCCGCGCGCTGCCGCGCCGCGGTGCTGATCGGCGAGGATGAGGCGGGCGCCGCCGCCATGCTGCCCCCCTCCCTGCCGGTGCTGCGCGCCCGCCAGGTGCCGGGGCCGGAGGCCGAGCTGCTGGCCGGCCAGCCGGTCTTCGCCTTCTGCGGCATCGCCAACCCGCAGAAATTCTTCAATTCGCTGACCCGCTGCGGCGCCGTGCTGGCCGGCCGCATGGCCTATGCCGACCACTACCCCTTCGATGCCGGCGATCTGCGCGAGCTGCTCGACCAGGCCGAGGCGCTGCGCGCCATCCCGGTGACCACCGCCAAGGATTATGTGCGCATCCCGCCGGCCTTCCGCAGCCGGGTCACCGTGCTCAGCGTCCGGCTGGAATGGGAGGACCCGACGGCGATCGAGGCGCTGCTGGACCCGCTGGCGCAGCGCGTGCCCGTGCCGGCCTGA
- a CDS encoding nicotinate-nucleotide adenylyltransferase, whose amino-acid sequence MAAPGPWGDGRRRRIGLLGGSFNPAHDGHLHVARQARRALRLDQVWLLVSPGNPLKPAAGMAPFRQRLDSARGIADGVHVLASGLEAAIGQRYSARTLARLQALFPRIRFVWIIGADNLWQLPRWRDWRRLAARTPVAVLPRPGWTRRALRGAAASRLRHMRRAPAALLAAPGPGWALVPAREHPASATALRQRGQAWPHPPSRRR is encoded by the coding sequence CTGGCGGCGCCGGGGCCCTGGGGCGATGGCCGCAGGCGGCGCATCGGGCTGCTCGGCGGCAGCTTCAACCCGGCGCATGACGGGCATCTGCATGTCGCCCGCCAGGCGCGGCGGGCGCTGCGGCTGGACCAGGTCTGGCTGCTGGTCTCGCCCGGCAACCCGCTGAAGCCGGCCGCCGGCATGGCGCCGTTCCGGCAGCGCCTGGATTCGGCGCGCGGCATCGCCGATGGGGTGCACGTGCTGGCCAGCGGGCTGGAAGCGGCGATCGGCCAGCGCTACAGCGCGCGAACCCTGGCGCGGCTGCAGGCGTTGTTCCCGCGAATCCGCTTCGTGTGGATCATCGGGGCGGACAATCTGTGGCAGCTGCCACGCTGGCGCGACTGGCGCCGCCTGGCGGCCCGCACGCCGGTCGCCGTGCTGCCGCGGCCGGGCTGGACCCGCAGGGCGCTGCGCGGCGCCGCCGCCAGCCGGCTGCGCCACATGCGCCGCGCTCCGGCGGCGCTGCTGGCGGCACCGGGCCCGGGCTGGGCCCTGGTGCCGGCGCGAGAACACCCGGCCAGCGCCACGGCGCTGCGCCAGCGCGGCCAGGCCTGGCCGCACCCCCCTTCGCGGCGGCGCTGA
- the proB gene encoding glutamate 5-kinase: protein MTTPSLGAARRIVVKIGSALVVDAETAAPREGWIASVAADVAALRARGIEVVLVSSGAIALARRALGLTRKKLRLEEKQAAAAVGQIRLAGAWQAALSQHGLNAAQLLLTLEDSEDRRRYLNARATLGTLLDLGCIPVINENDTVATAEIRFGDNDRLAARVAEMIHADALVLLSDIDGLYTADPRNDPEARHLPVVERVTDEIMAMGGEPPPGYSSGGMRTKLIAARIATGAGCAMAIALGQREHPLAALEEGARCSWFLAAPEGRRSRKQWIAGSLAPLGVLRVDAGAARALRAGSSLLPAGVRGVEGEFGRGDPLSVQDEAGAELARGLSAYDAEAARAIAGRRSEEIEAILGWRGRDEIIHRDDLVLI from the coding sequence ATGACCACCCCCTCCCTCGGCGCCGCGCGCCGGATCGTCGTCAAGATCGGCTCCGCCCTGGTCGTGGACGCCGAGACGGCCGCCCCGCGGGAGGGCTGGATCGCCTCGGTCGCCGCCGATGTCGCGGCGCTGCGGGCGCGCGGCATCGAGGTGGTGCTGGTCTCCTCCGGCGCCATCGCGCTGGCCCGCCGCGCTTTGGGCCTCACCCGCAAGAAGCTGCGGCTGGAGGAGAAGCAGGCCGCCGCCGCGGTCGGGCAGATCCGCCTGGCCGGCGCCTGGCAGGCGGCGCTGTCGCAGCACGGGCTGAACGCCGCCCAGCTGCTGCTGACGCTGGAGGACAGCGAGGACCGCCGCCGCTACCTCAATGCCCGCGCCACACTCGGCACGCTGCTCGACCTCGGCTGCATCCCGGTCATCAACGAGAACGACACGGTCGCCACCGCCGAGATCCGCTTCGGCGACAATGACCGCCTGGCCGCCCGCGTCGCCGAGATGATCCATGCCGATGCGCTGGTGCTGCTCTCCGACATCGATGGGCTCTACACCGCCGATCCGCGCAACGACCCGGAGGCGCGGCATTTGCCGGTGGTGGAGCGCGTCACCGACGAGATCATGGCCATGGGGGGCGAGCCGCCGCCGGGCTATTCCTCGGGCGGCATGCGCACCAAGCTGATCGCCGCCCGCATCGCCACCGGCGCCGGCTGCGCCATGGCCATCGCGCTGGGCCAGCGCGAGCACCCGCTGGCGGCGCTGGAGGAAGGCGCGCGCTGCTCCTGGTTCCTGGCCGCGCCGGAAGGGCGCCGCTCGCGCAAGCAGTGGATCGCCGGCAGCCTGGCGCCGCTCGGCGTGCTGCGGGTCGATGCCGGCGCGGCGCGGGCGCTGCGCGCCGGCTCCTCCCTGCTGCCGGCCGGGGTGCGCGGGGTGGAGGGCGAGTTCGGCCGCGGCGACCCGCTCTCGGTGCAGGACGAGGCGGGGGCCGAGCTGGCGCGCGGCCTCTCGGCCTATGATGCCGAAGCCGCGCGCGCCATCGCCGGCCGCCGCTCGGAGGAGATCGAGGCCATCCTGGGTTGGCGCGGGCGGGATGAGATCATCCACCGCGACGATCTGGTTCTGATTTAA
- a CDS encoding glutamate-5-semialdehyde dehydrogenase, with product MDAMTNPILPVAQAARAASALLARADRPSKDAALRAAAAALRAREAEILAANAADLAAAPDLSASFRDRLTLNPARIEAMARGLEEMAELPDPVGRVLTEWTRPNGLLIRRVAQPLGVIGMIFESRPNVAADAGGLCLKAGSAVILRGGSESARSVAAIHAALLDGLRAAGLPEAAIQIAPTQDRAFVGAMLGAAGLIDLIIPRGGKGLVNRVMQEARVPVLAHAEGLCHTYIHEAAEPEMARAILANAKMRRTGICGATETLLIDASIAPSLLPLLVEDLRALGCDFRADARARALLPELPAASPEDFSTEWLDAVLSVAVVDGVASALEHIRRHGSEHTEAIVTRDEGAAAEFLAGLDSAVGLWNASTQFCDGGEFGFGAEIGIATGRLHARGPVGLEQLCTYRYHILGNGQTRP from the coding sequence ATGGACGCCATGACGAACCCGATCCTCCCTGTTGCCCAGGCGGCCCGCGCGGCCTCTGCCCTGCTGGCGCGGGCGGACCGACCGTCGAAGGACGCGGCGCTGCGCGCGGCCGCCGCGGCGCTGCGCGCGCGCGAGGCCGAGATCCTGGCTGCCAATGCCGCCGATCTCGCCGCCGCCCCTGACCTGTCCGCCTCCTTCCGCGACCGGCTGACGCTGAATCCGGCCCGCATCGAGGCGATGGCGCGGGGCCTCGAGGAGATGGCCGAACTGCCCGACCCGGTCGGCCGGGTGCTGACCGAATGGACCCGGCCCAACGGGCTGCTGATCCGCCGCGTGGCGCAGCCGCTCGGCGTCATCGGCATGATCTTCGAGAGCCGGCCGAATGTCGCGGCCGATGCCGGCGGGCTCTGCCTGAAGGCGGGCTCGGCCGTCATCCTGCGCGGCGGCAGCGAGAGCGCGCGCTCGGTCGCCGCCATCCATGCCGCGCTGCTGGACGGGCTGCGCGCGGCCGGCCTGCCGGAGGCCGCGATCCAGATCGCCCCCACCCAGGACCGCGCCTTTGTCGGCGCCATGCTGGGGGCGGCGGGGCTGATCGACCTGATCATTCCGCGCGGCGGCAAGGGTCTGGTGAATCGGGTGATGCAGGAGGCGCGGGTGCCGGTGCTGGCCCATGCCGAGGGGCTCTGCCACACCTATATCCACGAAGCCGCCGAGCCGGAGATGGCGCGCGCCATCCTGGCCAATGCCAAGATGCGCCGCACCGGCATCTGCGGCGCGACCGAGACGCTGCTGATCGACGCGTCCATCGCCCCTTCCCTGCTGCCGCTGCTGGTGGAGGATCTGCGCGCGCTGGGCTGCGATTTCCGCGCCGATGCCCGCGCCCGGGCCCTGCTGCCCGAGTTGCCGGCGGCGAGCCCGGAGGATTTCTCCACCGAATGGCTGGATGCGGTGCTGTCCGTCGCGGTGGTGGATGGGGTGGCCTCGGCCCTCGAGCATATCCGCCGCCATGGCAGCGAGCACACCGAGGCGATCGTGACCCGGGATGAGGGCGCGGCGGCGGAATTCCTGGCCGGGCTGGATTCGGCGGTCGGGCTGTGGAACGCCTCCACCCAGTTCTGCGATGGCGGGGAGTTCGGCTTCGGCGCCGAGATCGGCATCGCCACGGGGCGGCTGCATGCGCGCGGCCCGGTCGGGCTGGAGCAGCTCTGCACCTATCGCTACCACATCCTCGGCAATGGGCAGACGCGGCCCTGA
- a CDS encoding lysophospholipid acyltransferase family protein: protein MFRSLIRHPRTQAALARLLSAYLGFCYRTSRWSMVGAEHIETHAMAGRPVIITFWHERLPMMPMLWTATHKLFPGAAHWQPHVLVSQHRDGRFIGEVVSRFRLVMVHGSTSRGGAAGMRSLLKVLKGGSPVAITPDGPRGPRRQAAEGVAVISALGDAPVLPTAAATTRHRLLPSWDRMMLPLPFGRAVLVCGPAITVPRDDPASAIPAIEAALNAACDTADAWAAGQEMESRRL, encoded by the coding sequence ATGTTCCGCTCGCTGATCCGCCATCCCCGGACCCAGGCCGCGCTGGCCCGGCTGCTCAGCGCGTATCTGGGCTTCTGCTACCGGACCTCGCGCTGGTCGATGGTCGGCGCCGAGCACATCGAGACCCATGCCATGGCAGGCAGGCCGGTGATCATCACCTTCTGGCATGAGCGCCTGCCGATGATGCCGATGCTGTGGACCGCGACCCACAAGCTGTTCCCCGGCGCCGCGCATTGGCAGCCGCATGTGCTGGTCTCGCAGCATCGCGATGGCCGCTTCATCGGCGAGGTGGTCTCGCGCTTCCGGCTGGTGATGGTGCATGGCTCGACCTCGCGCGGCGGGGCGGCCGGCATGCGCAGCCTGCTCAAGGTGCTGAAGGGCGGCAGCCCGGTGGCCATCACCCCCGACGGGCCGCGCGGCCCGCGCCGCCAGGCGGCGGAGGGGGTCGCGGTGATCTCGGCGCTGGGCGACGCGCCGGTGCTGCCGACCGCGGCGGCGACCACCCGCCACAGGCTGCTGCCGAGCTGGGACCGCATGATGCTGCCGCTGCCCTTCGGCCGCGCCGTGCTGGTCTGCGGCCCCGCCATCACCGTGCCGCGCGACGACCCGGCCAGCGCCATCCCGGCCATCGAGGCCGCGCTGAACGCCGCCTGCGACACCGCCGATGCCTGGGCCGCCGGCCAGGAGATGGAGAGCCGCCGCCTGTGA
- a CDS encoding 3-deoxy-D-manno-octulosonic acid transferase yields the protein MSFAAGAGRVLGSALAPLLPLWLRRRARRGKEVPERLAERSGHGAERPEGPLLWLHGASVGETLSLLPLMQTLLERSPRLTLLVTTGTVTAAGMLAQRLPPALAGRVIHRFAPLDVPRWLERFLQGWRPDGAVFVESELWPNLSAALARHGIPAALVNARLSARSARMWRWAPGLAREMLSRFRLVVAQSEADAERLRALGATGAEHWGHLKAAAEKLPADPAELDRLRRAIGRRPVFLAASTQPGEEASILAAHATLRRRFPELLTILALRHPVRAEEVAALAAPFGRTARRSRGQLPQPGCDLYLVDTLGEMGLFFRLAGVCFIGASLVPKGGHNPLEPARLGCPILFGPYTDNVQAVADRLVATGGAIRVRDSATLAEAVADVLSDAGRARAMVRAAALIADDAALLPGKLASAILAIMPLGAGDPPAQDGT from the coding sequence ATGAGCTTCGCCGCCGGCGCCGGGCGGGTCCTGGGCAGCGCGCTGGCGCCGCTGCTGCCGCTCTGGCTGCGCCGCCGCGCCCGGCGCGGCAAGGAAGTGCCCGAGCGCCTGGCCGAGCGCAGCGGCCATGGCGCCGAGCGGCCGGAGGGTCCGCTGCTCTGGCTGCATGGCGCCAGCGTGGGCGAGACGCTCTCCCTGCTGCCGCTGATGCAGACCCTGCTGGAGCGCTCCCCCCGCCTGACGCTGCTGGTCACCACCGGCACCGTCACCGCCGCCGGCATGCTGGCGCAGCGCCTGCCGCCCGCACTCGCCGGGCGGGTGATCCACCGCTTCGCCCCGCTCGACGTGCCGCGCTGGCTGGAGCGCTTCCTGCAGGGCTGGCGCCCGGATGGCGCGGTCTTCGTCGAGAGCGAGCTCTGGCCCAACCTCTCCGCAGCCCTCGCCCGGCACGGCATCCCGGCGGCGCTGGTCAATGCGCGGCTCTCCGCCCGCTCCGCCCGGATGTGGCGCTGGGCGCCGGGCCTGGCGCGGGAGATGCTCAGCCGCTTCCGCCTGGTGGTGGCGCAGAGCGAGGCGGATGCCGAGCGGCTGCGCGCCCTCGGCGCCACGGGGGCCGAGCATTGGGGCCACCTCAAGGCCGCGGCCGAGAAGCTGCCGGCCGACCCGGCCGAGCTCGACCGGCTGCGCCGCGCCATCGGCCGCCGCCCGGTGTTTCTCGCCGCCAGCACCCAGCCGGGCGAGGAGGCCTCGATCCTCGCCGCCCATGCCACGCTGCGCCGCCGCTTCCCCGAGCTGCTGACCATCCTGGCGCTGCGCCACCCGGTGCGGGCGGAGGAGGTGGCGGCGCTGGCCGCGCCCTTCGGCCGCACCGCCCGGCGCAGCCGGGGCCAGCTGCCGCAGCCGGGCTGCGACCTCTATCTGGTCGACACGCTGGGCGAGATGGGGCTGTTCTTCCGCCTGGCCGGGGTCTGCTTCATCGGCGCCTCGCTGGTGCCGAAAGGCGGGCACAACCCGCTGGAGCCGGCGCGCCTCGGCTGCCCGATCCTGTTCGGCCCCTATACCGACAATGTCCAGGCCGTGGCGGACCGGCTGGTGGCCACGGGCGGGGCCATCAGGGTGCGGGATTCCGCCACGCTGGCCGAGGCGGTGGCGGACGTGCTATCGGATGCGGGCCGCGCCCGGGCCATGGTCCGGGCGGCGGCGCTGATCGCCGATGACGCCGCCCTCCTGCCGGGGAAACTGGCTTCGGCGATCCTCGCCATCATGCCCCTCGGTGCCGGCGACCCGCCGGCGCAGGACGGGACCTAG
- a CDS encoding ABC transporter ATP-binding protein, giving the protein MSPLLQAQGLGWHCRRRRLVRDVSLALHPGELVGLIGPNGAGKSSLVRLLAGLQAPSEGRVMLQGRPLAAWPAAARAQRIGYLPQSFAPHWDVTLAELLRLGAGRGDATPPADLEALAAAFGLAGRLAQRWSSLSGGERGRALLAGVLAAEPPVLLADEPGAALDVAQQWRMMARLRARPPGCAALVVLHDLNLAARWCDRLLVMQEGRLALQGQALAVLADPALDALYGMAFERQAVPGGLRLWPSGASGA; this is encoded by the coding sequence TGCGGGATGTGTCCCTGGCGCTGCATCCGGGCGAGCTGGTGGGGCTGATCGGCCCGAACGGCGCCGGCAAGAGCAGCCTGGTGCGGCTGCTGGCCGGGCTGCAGGCGCCGAGCGAGGGCCGCGTGATGCTGCAGGGCCGGCCACTGGCGGCATGGCCGGCGGCGGCGCGGGCCCAGCGCATCGGCTACCTGCCGCAGAGCTTCGCGCCGCATTGGGACGTGACCCTGGCCGAGCTGCTGCGCCTGGGCGCCGGGCGCGGCGACGCCACGCCGCCGGCCGATCTGGAGGCGCTGGCGGCCGCTTTCGGCCTGGCGGGGCGGCTTGCGCAGCGCTGGTCCAGCCTGTCGGGCGGCGAGCGCGGCCGCGCCCTGCTGGCCGGCGTGCTGGCGGCCGAGCCGCCGGTCCTGCTGGCCGATGAGCCCGGCGCGGCGCTGGATGTGGCGCAGCAATGGCGGATGATGGCCCGGCTGCGCGCCCGCCCGCCCGGCTGCGCGGCGCTGGTGGTGCTGCACGACCTGAACCTGGCGGCGCGCTGGTGCGACCGGCTGCTGGTGATGCAGGAGGGCCGGCTGGCGCTGCAAGGCCAGGCCCTGGCGGTGCTGGCAGACCCCGCGCTGGACGCGCTCTATGGCATGGCGTTCGAGCGGCAGGCGGTGCCGGGCGGGCTGCGGCTGTGGCCGAGCGGAGCGTCAGGGGCGTAG
- the rplU gene encoding 50S ribosomal protein L21, with amino-acid sequence MTYAVIRTGGKQYRVTPNAVLVVEKLEAEPGQTVTFQDVLAVAGEAGLTIGAPIVAGASVTATVLEHKKGEKVIIFKKRRRQNSRRKNGHRQPQTVLRISGIAAA; translated from the coding sequence ATGACCTACGCAGTGATCCGCACGGGCGGCAAGCAGTACCGCGTCACCCCGAACGCCGTGCTCGTCGTCGAGAAGCTGGAGGCCGAACCCGGCCAGACCGTGACCTTCCAGGACGTCCTGGCCGTGGCCGGTGAGGCCGGGCTGACGATCGGCGCGCCCATCGTGGCCGGCGCCTCCGTCACCGCCACCGTGCTCGAGCACAAGAAGGGCGAGAAGGTCATCATCTTCAAGAAGCGCCGCCGGCAGAACAGCCGCCGCAAGAACGGCCATCGCCAGCCCCAGACGGTGCTGCGCATCTCCGGCATCGCCGCGGCCTGA
- a CDS encoding 23S rRNA (pseudouridine(1915)-N(3))-methyltransferase RlmH: protein MVAIGRLKSGPEADLFAQHNARLRPPLALRELPEARGSAAEVRRREGEAILAALPPGALVIALDLGGHMPDSEALAGLLARWEASGKTLAYVIGGAEGLDPAVQARADQRLSLGPMTWPHFLVRGLLAEQLYRAQAIRTGHPYHRAWRP, encoded by the coding sequence CTGGTCGCCATCGGCCGGCTGAAATCCGGGCCGGAGGCGGACCTCTTCGCCCAGCACAATGCCCGGCTGCGGCCGCCGCTCGCCCTGCGGGAACTCCCCGAGGCGCGCGGCTCCGCCGCCGAGGTGCGGCGGCGGGAGGGCGAGGCCATCCTCGCCGCCCTGCCGCCGGGCGCGCTGGTCATCGCCCTCGATCTCGGCGGCCATATGCCGGACAGCGAGGCGCTGGCCGGGCTGCTGGCGCGCTGGGAGGCGAGCGGCAAGACGCTGGCCTATGTCATCGGCGGCGCCGAGGGGCTGGACCCCGCGGTGCAGGCGCGCGCCGACCAGCGCCTGTCGCTGGGGCCGATGACCTGGCCGCATTTCCTGGTGCGCGGGCTGCTGGCGGAGCAGCTCTACCGCGCCCAGGCGATCCGCACCGGGCATCCCTATCACCGCGCCTGGCGGCCCTGA
- the obgE gene encoding GTPase ObgE translates to MKFLDEAKIWVKAGDGGDGVIAFRREKYIEFGGPDGGNGGKGGDIIVTAVPGLNTLIDYRYAQHFKARKGGNGAGSDRTGAGSEDVVLQVPVGTVILDEDKETVLADLTEAGQRVILCHGGDGGHGNAHFKSSTNRAPRRADKGYPGEERWIWLRLKLIADAGLVGLPNAGKSTFLSVVSAAKPKIADYPFTTLTPQLGVVRLNATEEFVLADIPGLIEGAHEGAGLGTRFLGHVERCAVLLHLIDGSQPDPVGAYETVRAELEGYGGGLSDKPEIVALNKLDAMTPQARASRVKALERALGRPVHLISGATQEGVPTVLRALADTIHRHRESESA, encoded by the coding sequence ATGAAGTTCCTCGACGAAGCCAAGATCTGGGTGAAGGCCGGCGATGGCGGCGATGGCGTCATCGCCTTCCGCCGCGAGAAATACATCGAGTTCGGCGGCCCGGATGGCGGCAATGGCGGCAAGGGCGGCGACATCATCGTCACCGCCGTGCCTGGGCTGAACACGCTGATCGACTACCGCTACGCCCAGCATTTCAAGGCGCGCAAGGGCGGCAATGGCGCGGGCTCGGACCGCACCGGCGCGGGCTCGGAGGATGTCGTGCTGCAGGTGCCGGTGGGCACCGTCATCCTGGACGAGGACAAGGAGACGGTGCTGGCCGACCTGACCGAGGCCGGGCAGCGCGTCATCCTCTGCCATGGCGGCGATGGCGGGCATGGCAATGCGCATTTCAAGTCCAGCACCAACCGCGCCCCGCGCCGCGCCGACAAGGGCTATCCGGGCGAGGAACGCTGGATCTGGCTGCGGCTGAAGCTGATCGCCGATGCCGGGCTGGTCGGCCTGCCCAATGCCGGCAAGTCGACTTTTCTGTCCGTTGTCAGCGCGGCCAAGCCGAAGATCGCCGACTACCCCTTCACCACCCTGACGCCGCAGCTCGGCGTGGTGCGGCTGAACGCCACCGAGGAATTTGTCCTGGCCGACATCCCCGGGCTGATCGAGGGCGCGCATGAAGGTGCGGGCCTCGGCACCCGCTTCCTCGGCCATGTCGAGCGCTGCGCGGTGCTGCTGCACCTGATCGATGGCAGCCAGCCCGACCCGGTCGGCGCCTATGAGACGGTCCGCGCCGAGCTGGAAGGCTATGGCGGCGGCCTGTCCGACAAGCCCGAGATCGTCGCGCTGAACAAGCTCGACGCCATGACGCCGCAGGCCAGGGCCAGCCGCGTCAAGGCGCTGGAGCGGGCGCTGGGCCGCCCGGTGCACCTGATCAGCGGCGCCACCCAGGAGGGCGTGCCCACCGTGCTGCGGGCGCTCGCCGACACCATCCACCGCCACCGCGAAAGCGAATCCGCATGA